A window from Rhea pennata isolate bPtePen1 chromosome 1, bPtePen1.pri, whole genome shotgun sequence encodes these proteins:
- the AP1S2 gene encoding AP-1 complex subunit sigma-2 isoform X3: MQFMLLFSRQGKLRLQKWYVPLSDKEKKKITRELVQTVLARKPKMCSFLEWRDLKIVYKRYASLYFCCAIEDQDNELITLEIIHRYVELLDKYFGSVCELDIIFNFEKAYFILDEFLLGGEVQETSKKNVLKAIEQADLLQEKNRSWASK, translated from the exons ATGCAGTTTATGTTGCTTTTTAGTCGTCAGGGGAAACTGAGACTTCAGAAGTGGTATGTCCCATTAtctgacaaagaaaagaagaaaatcacaaGGGAACTTGTTCAAACAGTATTAGCCCGCAAACCGAAAATGTGCAGCTTCCTGGAATGGAGAGACCTGAAGATTGTCTACAAAAG ATACGCAAGCCTTTATTTCTGCTGTGCTATTGAAGATCAGGACAATGAACTAATAACTCTGGAAATAATTCACCGCTACGTGGAACTTCTTGACAAGTATTTTGGCAGT GTATGTGAACTTGATATCATCTTCAATTTTGAAAAAGCCTATTTCATTCTGGATGAATTCCTTTTGGGAGGGGAAGTTCAAGAGACTtccaagaaaaatgttcttaaagcTATTGAGCAGGCAGATCTTTTACAGGAG
- the AP1S2 gene encoding AP-1 complex subunit sigma-2 isoform X1, which translates to MQFMLLFSRQGKLRLQKWYVPLSDKEKKKITRELVQTVLARKPKMCSFLEWRDLKIVYKRYASLYFCCAIEDQDNELITLEIIHRYVELLDKYFGSVCELDIIFNFEKAYFILDEFLLGGEVQETSKKNVLKAIEQADLLQEEAETPRSVLEEIGLT; encoded by the exons ATGCAGTTTATGTTGCTTTTTAGTCGTCAGGGGAAACTGAGACTTCAGAAGTGGTATGTCCCATTAtctgacaaagaaaagaagaaaatcacaaGGGAACTTGTTCAAACAGTATTAGCCCGCAAACCGAAAATGTGCAGCTTCCTGGAATGGAGAGACCTGAAGATTGTCTACAAAAG ATACGCAAGCCTTTATTTCTGCTGTGCTATTGAAGATCAGGACAATGAACTAATAACTCTGGAAATAATTCACCGCTACGTGGAACTTCTTGACAAGTATTTTGGCAGT GTATGTGAACTTGATATCATCTTCAATTTTGAAAAAGCCTATTTCATTCTGGATGAATTCCTTTTGGGAGGGGAAGTTCAAGAGACTtccaagaaaaatgttcttaaagcTATTGAGCAGGCAGATCTTTTACAGGAG
- the AP1S2 gene encoding AP-1 complex subunit sigma-2 isoform X2, whose translation MQFMLLFSRQGKLRLQKWYVPLSDKEKKKITRELVQTVLARKPKMCSFLEWRDLKIVYKRYASLYFCCAIEDQDNELITLEIIHRYVELLDKYFGSVCELDIIFNFEKAYFILDEFLLGGEVQETSKKNVLKAIEQADLLQEPRHEYFNVPVY comes from the exons ATGCAGTTTATGTTGCTTTTTAGTCGTCAGGGGAAACTGAGACTTCAGAAGTGGTATGTCCCATTAtctgacaaagaaaagaagaaaatcacaaGGGAACTTGTTCAAACAGTATTAGCCCGCAAACCGAAAATGTGCAGCTTCCTGGAATGGAGAGACCTGAAGATTGTCTACAAAAG ATACGCAAGCCTTTATTTCTGCTGTGCTATTGAAGATCAGGACAATGAACTAATAACTCTGGAAATAATTCACCGCTACGTGGAACTTCTTGACAAGTATTTTGGCAGT GTATGTGAACTTGATATCATCTTCAATTTTGAAAAAGCCTATTTCATTCTGGATGAATTCCTTTTGGGAGGGGAAGTTCAAGAGACTtccaagaaaaatgttcttaaagcTATTGAGCAGGCAGATCTTTTACAGGAG